The DNA region TAGTCGTGATAAATTATGTCTGTGCCTTCGATCGAGGCATTAACGACCGGGAATTTTTTCAAGGCTTCGGCCGCGGCTTTGACAAAAAACGACATAAAACCAAGTTTAACGCCGTGATCTTTAACAAATTTCTCTTTGTACTTGGCGCGTAGTGCCATGACCTCGGTCAGATCAACTTCATTGAATGAAGTGAGAATGGCCGCTTCGGATTTGGACTGCACCATGCGTTCGGCAATCTTTTTACGCAAACGTGTCATTGGCACACGACGTTCTTCACGCCCACCCAGACTGGCGACCGGTACGACCGCTTTGGATGCAGCCGCTGGTGTGGGAGATTTACTCGTGCCTTTATCCAGATAAGCCTGGACATCGGTTTTGGTGATGCGTCCGTCTTTTGCCGACGCCGGAATATCATCCGCACTCAAATTATGTTCTTCCAGCATACGGCGTACGGCCGGGCTGGTTTTCACATCACTCTCAGCATTGCTGGCAGCACTGGCGGCTGGCGCCTGGGCCTCGTCACTCGCTGCTGGCGCCGATGGAGCGGCACTTGCCGTATCGTCGATGATCGCCAATATCTCACCACTGGTTACTGTGGTGTCATCACCAATCAGGATCTCCATGAGCACGCCGTCGACCGGGGCCGGGACTTCCAAGACCACTTTGTCGGTTTCCAGGTCTACCAGGTTCTCGTCACGACTGACGCTGTCACCCGGTTGTTTGTTCCAGGTCACCACGGTGGCATCGGTAACGGATTCGGGGAGTTGAGGTACTTTTACTTCAATACTCATAATAAATTCCTGATTGCAATAAATTTGATGTTTATATAATTCGCTAAGTTAAATTTGGCTGACTGAATACGGTTTACTTATTCGTGATGCACTTCATGCGTATCATCGTGTTCGCTGTCGGAATGTACGGCATTGATATTCAATGCGTCATTAATTAATGCTTCCTGCTCGAGTTTGTGAATTCGGCCGTATCCGGTTGCCGGTGCCGATGCGTGTTTGCGTCCGGCAAAGCGCAATTCCTGATGCTTGGCAACCGGTGCCATTAAGCGATGACGAATGGAATACCAGGCGCCCTGGTTTTGCGGCTCTTCCTGACACCACACAATTTGTTTGGCATTTTTGTAGCGCGTAACTTGTTGTTCGTACAACTTGATCGGGAAAGGATACAACTGCTCAAGTCTGACCAGGGCAACGTTGTCTATCCCGCGTTTGCGACGTTCTTCCAGCAAGTCGTAATAAACCTTGCCGCTACAGAACACCACCTGTTCTACTTTATTATCGTCAAGATCATCCATTTCTTTGATAATGGTCTGGAATCCGCCATCCGTCAGTTGCCACAGGGTAGAGACTGACAACTTGTGCCGTAACAGACTTTTGGGTGTCATCACGATCAGCGGGCGACGAATGGGACGCATGATCTGACGACGCAGCATATGGAACATTTGTGCCGGAGTAGTCGGTGCACAAACTTGCATATTGTGCTCGGCACACAATTGCAAAAAGCGTTCCAGACGCGCTGAAGAATGTTCAGGGCCCTGGCCTTCATAACCGTGCGGCAGGAACATGACAAGGCCACTGTAACGTCCCCATTTTGACTCACCGGAACTGATGAATTGATCGATCACCACTTGTGCGCCATTTACAAAGTCGCCGAACTGCGCTTCCCAGATGACCAGGGTTTTGGGTTCTGCGGTGGAATACCCGTACTCAAATCCTAATACCGCTTCTTCGGATAAAAATGAATCGGTTACCCGGAAGGTAGGCTGGCCTTCACGTATGTGTTGTAAAGGAATATGTTCGGCATCTTCTGTTTGGTTATGCCACACTGCATGACGATGGAAGAATGTGCCACGGCCACTGTCCTGCCCGGTTAAACGTATTGGATAATCGTCATCCAGAATACCGGCGTAAGCCATATTTTCAGCAAAACCCCAGTCCATCGGGATCTCGTCATTGGCCATTTGCTCACGTGCCTGAATGATCTTTTTCACGCGGTTGTGTACTTTAAAGCCTTCAGGAATCGTGGTTAAGACTTTGGAATATTCAGCAACCTTTTCTTCACTTAAAGTGGTATCAACCTTATAACTCCACTTGTGTTCATTGCTGTACGGCGACCAGTCAACGGTATGTTCATTGCCGACAAAACCTAAAGTTTTTTGCGAAACCACAATGCCATTGTCCAGGCCTTCACGATAGGCACTGACCAGTTGCTTGGCGGCTGCATTATCTACAACGCCCTCTTGCTCAAGTTGTGCGGCATAGATCTCTCGAGTTTTAGGGTGCTTGCGAATCACTTGATACATTTGCGGTTGTGTGGCAGCCGGTTCATCCGCTTCGTTATGTCCGTGACGACGATAACAAACCAGATCGATGACCACATCTTTATTGAATTTATTGCGATAGTCCAGCGCCGTGCGTACGGTTTTGATGACCGCCTCGGCGTCATCGCCATTCACGTGCAAAATTGGCGCCTCGATCATTTTGGCCACATCCGAGCAATAACGGGTTGAACGTACGTCTTCGCGTTTGTTGGTGGTAAAACCAACCTGGTTATTGCAAATTATGTGCACCGTGCCGCCGGTATAAAAGCTGCGGATCTGTGACATTTGTAGGGTTTCCATGACCACGCCCTGACCGGAAAAAGCCGAGTCACCATGAATCAAGACCGGCAACACAGTTTCACCTTTAGCATCATGACGACGATCCTGGCGTGAGCGCACCGAGCCCTCAACGACCGGGTTCACAATTTCCAGATGCGACGGGTTAAATGCCAGGGCCACATGCACCGGGCCGCCCTGGGTCTGGATGTCGGTGGAAAAACCCATGTGGTATTTCACATCACCGGAACCTTTAATCTCGGTGTCGTCGAGTTTGCCTTCAAACTCGTCAAACAGATCTTGCGGCGGTTTGCCCAGTACATTCACCAGAATGTTCAAACGACCGCGATGTGCCATGCCGATCACAACTTCTTCTATCTTGGATAAACCCGACTGTTGAATGAGTTGGTCCATTAAGGGGATCAAGGCATCACCGCCGTCCAGAGAAAATCGTTTTTGGCCCACGTACTTGGTGTGCAAATAACTTTCAATGCCTTCAGCTGCGGTCAGTTGTTCCAGTGTGTGAATTTTTTCTTGTTTGCTTAAGACGGTGTTGACCGACTCGTAACGTTGATATAGCCATTCGCGCTCTTCATCGATACTCACATGATTGAATTCGGCACCAACGGTGTCGGCATACAGATCGTGCATGCGCTGTATTATGATTTTTAATGACAAACCGGTTTCACCAAAGATCTCGTCACCAAATTTCGCGTCCATGTTGCTTAAGCCATAGGTGGCTGGATCCAGTTGACTCAAGTTTTCCGGTTTAATCAATCCGAGTGGATCTAGCTTGGCCGCACGATGACCGTGTTGACGATACGCATCAATAAGTTTGTAAATTCCCAGGTCGTCCGAACCGCCCGTTGCCGGCGCCAGGGCTTTTTTGTTTTGTAAACGGTAGGCAAACTCTTCAATGATCGGAGCATGAGGAATTTCCCCGTTACTTTTTACGCCCAGTACGTCATCGAAGTACTCTTTCCAGTTATTCGCAATGCTATTTGGGTCGTCAAGATAAGCTTCGTAGATGGCTTCAACATAGGTCGCGTTGGAACCAAAAAACGGAGCCAGAATTTGCTTACTAGAGATGGATTCGGTCATGGTTGCGTATCCAAAGATCGGTTAGATTGGGTCGTGAAAAAATGACTAAAGGATTTTTATATAATTTTCAGTGACTTACGTAGGTTTGGCGATGGGCTTGGCGCATGCTTCTCTTTAATTTTCAACAGTTTAGCCTAGTTTTACGCATTTTGGAATCTTTTTGATATGTGCTATATATTGTACATTTTGGAAGCAGCTGGATTATTCAGTCGAGCATAAAAAAAACGCCCCGATCTCTCGAGGCGTTTTGTCGAATCCATTCAGTGAGTTTATTAATCCTTTTCAGGAATCGGAAACCCTCTGTCTCGCATTAAGGCTTCTATTTTTGCATCGCGACCACGGAATAAACGATAGGCTTCAGCCGGGTCGATAGAGTTACGTGGAGCAAACAAATAATTCACCAGTTTTGTAGCAACTTTCTTATCGTAAAAACCACCCGGAGCTTCCTTGAACGCTTCGGATGCATCCGAGGTTAATACGTCTGCCCACATGTAACCGTAGTAACCGGAAGAATAACCTTCGCCCGAAAAAATGTGACCGAAGTGCGTGGAACGATGACGCATGGGCAACTCTTTGGGCATGTTCAGATCAAGTAGATTTTCTTTTTCAAATTTTGCCACATCAAGCCCTTCGGGATCACTGGTGTGATAACGCATATCCATTAAGGCTGAGGCCAAATATTCGGTGGTAGCAAAACCCTGGTTAAAGGTAGCCGCGGCTTTGATCTTTTTAACCAACTCGTCCGGAATCGGTTTACCGGTTTCATGGTGCACCAGATAATTATCGATCACGGCATCAGTGCTTAACCAACGCTCTAATAACTGCGACTGGAATTCGGTGTAGTCTCGCACTCCGCCCTGCAAAGTCGGATACGCCACATCAGCGGCCAGGAAATGCAAGGCATGACCAAATTCATGGAACAAGGTGTTGGCATCATCCCAGGAGATCAATACCGCTTCACCGGGTGCGGCTTTGACGAAATTGGAATTATTCGATGCCAGAACATTTTTCTCACCATCGAATGTCGAGCGACTGCGATAGGTGGTTGCCCAGGCGCCGGAACGTTTGCCTTTGCGGGCAAAGGGATCAAAGTACCAAAGTCCAACATGGTTACCATTTGATTTTTTTGTGACCTCATACACGGTCACGTCTTCATGGAACACCGGCACTGAGCCGTCGTCGATGAGGTCGAATTTGAAATCAAACAATTCACCGGCCACATAGAACATGGCTTGCACCAGTTTGTCTTGCTGCAGGAACTGCTTTACTTCATCCGAATTCAGATCGTATTTATCGGCACGAACTTTTTCAGCGTAAAAACGATAATCCCAGGGCTCAATAGTAATATTGGCACCCTCTTTATCGGCAATGGCTTGCATGTCGACCACTTCTTCGGCCACCCGACCAATAGCCGCCGGCCATACCGCTTCCATGAGCTCGAGGGCGTTCTCCGGATTTTTGGCCATGCGGTTTTCCAGGCGCCAGGTCGCGTAATTTTTATAACCCATAAGACCGACCCGCTCGTGACGCAGTTTAAGAATATCAGCGATAACTTTTTTGTTGTCGTATTCGTCGTTGTTATTGCCACGGTTATAATAGGTTTCCCAAACTTTTTTACGCAAGTCGCGTTCGGTGGAATACGTCAGAAATGGCGACATGGAAGAACGGGTATTGGTAATGGCGTACATCCCCTCTTTGCCATTTTCTTTGGCGATTGCGGCCGCAGAATTAACAAAGGATTCGGAAAGCCCGCCCAGTTGATCCTTGGTAAGATACAACACATAGCTTTCTTCATCATGTAAAACGTTGTTACCGAATTTTGTGTGCAACTCGGAGAGTTCTTTTTGTATTTCGGCAAAGCGATCTTTTTTCTCGCCTTCAAGCGTCGCGCCACCGTGAACAAAACCTTCGTAAGATAATTCAATCACACGTTTTTGATCATCGCGCAGACCACTGTCATGGCGAGAATCGTAAACGGCTTTTAAGCGATTCAAAAGTTTCTTGTTTTGACGGATCTTGGAAGAATACTCGGAAAGCTTCGGCGCCATTTCACGCTGAATTTCACGAAACTCCGGACTTGATTTGTTCGAACTCCAGATACCGTAATACGTGAACACCCGATCAAGTTCAGGACCGGAACGCTCCAGGGCCTCCATGGTATTGGCGAAAGTGGGTGGCTCCGGGTTATTGGCGATTGCATCAATGTCTTTCAGACTTTTGGCCATGGCAATTTCCAACGCCGGTTTCAGATCTTCTACTTTCACCTTGTCAAAAGCCGGAACGCCCTGATAAGGCCCTTGCCATTCGGCGAGCAGCAGATTATCTGAATCGGCAGCCAGATTCATACCCGCCGCATCGGCTTCTTTATTCACAATCCGGGTCACATCTTTGACCGTATCTTTGATTTCTTTTTGCATAACTTCTTTATCAGCTGTGTCTGCGGTTGGGTCGGCTTTACCGCAGGCTGAGATCAACAACAAACTCGACAGAGTTATTAATAATAGTTTTTTCATA from Gammaproteobacteria bacterium includes:
- a CDS encoding 2-oxoglutarate dehydrogenase E1 component; the encoded protein is MTESISSKQILAPFFGSNATYVEAIYEAYLDDPNSIANNWKEYFDDVLGVKSNGEIPHAPIIEEFAYRLQNKKALAPATGGSDDLGIYKLIDAYRQHGHRAAKLDPLGLIKPENLSQLDPATYGLSNMDAKFGDEIFGETGLSLKIIIQRMHDLYADTVGAEFNHVSIDEEREWLYQRYESVNTVLSKQEKIHTLEQLTAAEGIESYLHTKYVGQKRFSLDGGDALIPLMDQLIQQSGLSKIEEVVIGMAHRGRLNILVNVLGKPPQDLFDEFEGKLDDTEIKGSGDVKYHMGFSTDIQTQGGPVHVALAFNPSHLEIVNPVVEGSVRSRQDRRHDAKGETVLPVLIHGDSAFSGQGVVMETLQMSQIRSFYTGGTVHIICNNQVGFTTNKREDVRSTRYCSDVAKMIEAPILHVNGDDAEAVIKTVRTALDYRNKFNKDVVIDLVCYRRHGHNEADEPAATQPQMYQVIRKHPKTREIYAAQLEQEGVVDNAAAKQLVSAYREGLDNGIVVSQKTLGFVGNEHTVDWSPYSNEHKWSYKVDTTLSEEKVAEYSKVLTTIPEGFKVHNRVKKIIQAREQMANDEIPMDWGFAENMAYAGILDDDYPIRLTGQDSGRGTFFHRHAVWHNQTEDAEHIPLQHIREGQPTFRVTDSFLSEEAVLGFEYGYSTAEPKTLVIWEAQFGDFVNGAQVVIDQFISSGESKWGRYSGLVMFLPHGYEGQGPEHSSARLERFLQLCAEHNMQVCAPTTPAQMFHMLRRQIMRPIRRPLIVMTPKSLLRHKLSVSTLWQLTDGGFQTIIKEMDDLDDNKVEQVVFCSGKVYYDLLEERRKRGIDNVALVRLEQLYPFPIKLYEQQVTRYKNAKQIVWCQEEPQNQGAWYSIRHRLMAPVAKHQELRFAGRKHASAPATGYGRIHKLEQEALINDALNINAVHSDSEHDDTHEVHHE
- a CDS encoding dihydrolipoamide succinyltransferase, whose translation is MSIEVKVPQLPESVTDATVVTWNKQPGDSVSRDENLVDLETDKVVLEVPAPVDGVLMEILIGDDTTVTSGEILAIIDDTASAAPSAPAASDEAQAPAASAASNAESDVKTSPAVRRMLEEHNLSADDIPASAKDGRITKTDVQAYLDKGTSKSPTPAAASKAVVPVASLGGREERRVPMTRLRKKIAERMVQSKSEAAILTSFNEVDLTEVMALRAKYKEKFVKDHGVKLGFMSFFVKAAAEALKKFPVVNASIEGTDIIYHD
- a CDS encoding M3 family metallopeptidase → MKKLLLITLSSLLLISACGKADPTADTADKEVMQKEIKDTVKDVTRIVNKEADAAGMNLAADSDNLLLAEWQGPYQGVPAFDKVKVEDLKPALEIAMAKSLKDIDAIANNPEPPTFANTMEALERSGPELDRVFTYYGIWSSNKSSPEFREIQREMAPKLSEYSSKIRQNKKLLNRLKAVYDSRHDSGLRDDQKRVIELSYEGFVHGGATLEGEKKDRFAEIQKELSELHTKFGNNVLHDEESYVLYLTKDQLGGLSESFVNSAAAIAKENGKEGMYAITNTRSSMSPFLTYSTERDLRKKVWETYYNRGNNNDEYDNKKVIADILKLRHERVGLMGYKNYATWRLENRMAKNPENALELMEAVWPAAIGRVAEEVVDMQAIADKEGANITIEPWDYRFYAEKVRADKYDLNSDEVKQFLQQDKLVQAMFYVAGELFDFKFDLIDDGSVPVFHEDVTVYEVTKKSNGNHVGLWYFDPFARKGKRSGAWATTYRSRSTFDGEKNVLASNNSNFVKAAPGEAVLISWDDANTLFHEFGHALHFLAADVAYPTLQGGVRDYTEFQSQLLERWLSTDAVIDNYLVHHETGKPIPDELVKKIKAAATFNQGFATTEYLASALMDMRYHTSDPEGLDVAKFEKENLLDLNMPKELPMRHRSTHFGHIFSGEGYSSGYYGYMWADVLTSDASEAFKEAPGGFYDKKVATKLVNYLFAPRNSIDPAEAYRLFRGRDAKIEALMRDRGFPIPEKD